A single Oryza brachyantha chromosome 8, ObraRS2, whole genome shotgun sequence DNA region contains:
- the LOC102700264 gene encoding type IV inositol polyphosphate 5-phosphatase 9-like isoform X2 has product MFAGTWNVAGVAPPDDLDLEDWLDAKANSYDIYVVGLQEIVPLNARNVLGPTKSSAAMKWNSLIGDALNMSTGRRRDGEEEAQAQRLHGQQRFRFVVSEQMVGIFVSVWARSGLRRHVRHAAASCVGAGVLGRLGNKGAVTVRFLLHGTSFCFVCCHLASGGKDGDAQLRNADAADILARTTFRRPATAPPAEELPRKILDHDRVVLLGDLNYRIAMDDGEARLLVQAKKWSMLLENDELLPELSDGGCFDGWREGLVTFSPTYKYHLNSDAFCWRVDGGDKQQPRRAPAWCDRILWRGKGLRQVRYDRCGGYRISDHRPVRAVFHAVCEVAGGDVQRSTPALA; this is encoded by the exons ATGTTCGCCGGCACGTGGAacgtcgccggcgtggcgcCGCCGGACGATCTGGACCTGGAGGATTGGCTGGACGCCAAGGCCAACTCCTACGACATCTACGTTGTtgg GTTGCAGGAGATCGTGCCGCTGAACGCGAGGAACGTGCTCGGTCCGACGAAGAGCTCGGCGGCCATGAAATGGAACTCGCTCATCGGCGACGCTCTGAACATGTCCACGGGAAGAAGACGagacggggaggaggaggcgcaggcgcagcGGCTCCATGGGCAGCAGCGGTTCAGGTTCGTGGTGAGCGAGCAGATGGTGGGCATCTTCGTGTCCGTGTGGGCGAGGAGCGGCCTCCGCCGGCACgtccgccacgccgccgcctcctgcgtcggcgccggcgtcctcgGCCGGCTGGGCAACAAG GGCGCGGTGACCGTCCGGTTCTTGCTGCACGGCACCAGCTTCTGCTTCGTCTGCTGCCACCTCGCCTCCGGCGGCAAGGACGGCGACGCGCAGCTCCGCAacgccgacgcggcggacaTCCTCGCCAGAACCACCTTCCGCCGCCCCGCCACGGCGCCACCGGCCGAGGAGCTGCCGCGGAAGATCCTCGACCACGA CCGCGTGGTGTTGCTGGGCGACCTGAACTACCGGATCGCcatggacgacggcgaggcgcggcTGCTGGTGCAGGCGAAGAAGTGGAGCATGCTGCTGGAGAACGACGAGCTGCTCCCCGAGCTCTCCGACGGCGGCTGCTTCGACGGCTGGCGCGAGGGCCTCGTCACCTTCTCCCCGACCTACAAGTACCACCTCAACTCCGACGCGTTCTGCTGgcgcgtcgacggcggcgacaagcagcagccgcggcgcgcgccggcATG GTGCGACAGGATACTGTGGCGCGGGAAGGGGCTGAGGCAGGTGAGGTACGACCGGTGCGGCGGCTACCGGATCTCCGACCACCGGCCGGTGAGGGCGGTGTTCCACGCCGTCTGCGAGGTCGCCGGCGGAGACGTCCAGCGCTCCACTCCGGCGTTAGCGTAG
- the LOC102700264 gene encoding type IV inositol polyphosphate 5-phosphatase 9-like isoform X1, whose translation MGEEKQSSKLSEILRPGRVAGKLLRRRLVSEFAGVGEDALHESYQSDTVNYRMFAGTWNVAGVAPPDDLDLEDWLDAKANSYDIYVVGLQEIVPLNARNVLGPTKSSAAMKWNSLIGDALNMSTGRRRDGEEEAQAQRLHGQQRFRFVVSEQMVGIFVSVWARSGLRRHVRHAAASCVGAGVLGRLGNKGAVTVRFLLHGTSFCFVCCHLASGGKDGDAQLRNADAADILARTTFRRPATAPPAEELPRKILDHDRVVLLGDLNYRIAMDDGEARLLVQAKKWSMLLENDELLPELSDGGCFDGWREGLVTFSPTYKYHLNSDAFCWRVDGGDKQQPRRAPAWCDRILWRGKGLRQVRYDRCGGYRISDHRPVRAVFHAVCEVAGGDVQRSTPALA comes from the exons ATGGGGGAGGAGAAGCAAAGCTCCAAGCTTTCAGAA ATTCTCCGGCCAGGACGGGTGGCAGGCAAGCTGCTGCGACGCCGGCTCGTCTCCGAGTTCGCCGGCGTCGGGGAGGATGCGTTGCACGAGAGCTATCAGAGCGATACCGTCAACTACAG GATGTTCGCCGGCACGTGGAacgtcgccggcgtggcgcCGCCGGACGATCTGGACCTGGAGGATTGGCTGGACGCCAAGGCCAACTCCTACGACATCTACGTTGTtgg GTTGCAGGAGATCGTGCCGCTGAACGCGAGGAACGTGCTCGGTCCGACGAAGAGCTCGGCGGCCATGAAATGGAACTCGCTCATCGGCGACGCTCTGAACATGTCCACGGGAAGAAGACGagacggggaggaggaggcgcaggcgcagcGGCTCCATGGGCAGCAGCGGTTCAGGTTCGTGGTGAGCGAGCAGATGGTGGGCATCTTCGTGTCCGTGTGGGCGAGGAGCGGCCTCCGCCGGCACgtccgccacgccgccgcctcctgcgtcggcgccggcgtcctcgGCCGGCTGGGCAACAAG GGCGCGGTGACCGTCCGGTTCTTGCTGCACGGCACCAGCTTCTGCTTCGTCTGCTGCCACCTCGCCTCCGGCGGCAAGGACGGCGACGCGCAGCTCCGCAacgccgacgcggcggacaTCCTCGCCAGAACCACCTTCCGCCGCCCCGCCACGGCGCCACCGGCCGAGGAGCTGCCGCGGAAGATCCTCGACCACGA CCGCGTGGTGTTGCTGGGCGACCTGAACTACCGGATCGCcatggacgacggcgaggcgcggcTGCTGGTGCAGGCGAAGAAGTGGAGCATGCTGCTGGAGAACGACGAGCTGCTCCCCGAGCTCTCCGACGGCGGCTGCTTCGACGGCTGGCGCGAGGGCCTCGTCACCTTCTCCCCGACCTACAAGTACCACCTCAACTCCGACGCGTTCTGCTGgcgcgtcgacggcggcgacaagcagcagccgcggcgcgcgccggcATG GTGCGACAGGATACTGTGGCGCGGGAAGGGGCTGAGGCAGGTGAGGTACGACCGGTGCGGCGGCTACCGGATCTCCGACCACCGGCCGGTGAGGGCGGTGTTCCACGCCGTCTGCGAGGTCGCCGGCGGAGACGTCCAGCGCTCCACTCCGGCGTTAGCGTAG